From a region of the Lactuca sativa cultivar Salinas chromosome 4, Lsat_Salinas_v11, whole genome shotgun sequence genome:
- the LOC111894889 gene encoding pentatricopeptide repeat-containing protein At5g47360, translating to MSIPFVSRSLSSSLRIKNPSFSFATRALTNPVEKYWTHLQSNDPNIEKALTRVGAKLDPSCVKELITRCSSTSKHPTSGLRFFIWAGIQREYRHNSYMYNIACKTFKINQNPNVIKDVIEAYTIDHSVVNVKAFKVVLNLCKEARLANEGLWVLKKMEDFNCKPDTTAYNLVIRLFCEKGKMDEALMLMEEMSLIDLYPDMVTFVTMIKGFCDLGRIQDADKLFKIVNQQGLPPNVVAYSALLDGVCKVGDLERGLELLDEMEKKCGSCSPTVVTYTSIIQSFCEKGRSMEAFTILDRMEACGCAPNRVTISTFINGLIKEDRVDEAYKLIDRVVAKGSVSKSECYSSLVVTFFRCGKFEEGEKVFRRMLGGGLKPDGVACSVLLKKMCLKEERVLEGFELYNEIEKLGFVISIDSEIYSILMDGLCRKRCLLEASKLARFMIQKGIQLKGSYSKSVVEYLKNAGEIELVSHII from the coding sequence ATGTCAATTCCTTTTGTCTCTCGATCCCTCTCATCATCACTCCGAATCAAAAACCCTAGTTTTTCTTTCGCAACTCGTGCACTTACAAATCCAGTGGAAAAATATTGGACGCATTTACAGAGTAATGATCCAAACATCGAAAAAGCCCTAACACGAGTTGGAGCTAAATTGGATCCTTCATGCGTGAAGGAGTTGATAACGAGATGCAGTTCTACCAGTAAACATCCTACTTCAGGTCTTAGATTCTTCATCTGGGCTGGGATTCAACGCGAGTATCGACACAACTCATACATGTATAACATTGCTTGTAAAACATTCAAGATTAATCAAAACCCTAACGTGATTAAAGATGTTATCGAGGCTTACACTATTGATCATTCTGTAGTAAATGTTAAAGCTTTCAAGGTTGTTTTGAATCTATGTAAAGAGGCTAGGCTTGCGAATGAGGGCTTATGGGTGTTGAAGAAGATGGAAGACTTCAACTGTAAACCGGATACAACAGCTTATAATCTCGTGATTAGGTTATTCTGTGAAAAGGGTAAGATGGATGAAGCCTTAATGTTAATGGAGGAGATGAGTCTGATCGATCTTTATCCTGATATGGTGACATTTGTCACAATGATCAAAGGTTTTTGTGATTTGGGTAGGATCCAAGATGCTGACAAATTGTTCAAGATTGTAAACCAACAAGGATTACCTCCAAATGTTGTTGCATATTCTGCACTTCTTGATGGGGTTTGCAAAGTTGGTGATTTAGAAAGAGGGTTAGAGTTATTAGATGAAATGGAAAAGAAATGTGGGAGTTGTTCTCCAACTGTAGTCACTTACACATCTATAATCCAAAGCTTCTGTGAAAAAGGTAGATCAATGGAGGCATTCACCATTTTAGATCGAATGGAAGCTTGTGGTTGTGCACCAAATAGGGTCACAATCAGTACCTTTATCAATGGCCTTATCAAGGAGGATAGAGTAGATGAAGCTTATAAGTTGATTGATAGAGTTGTAGCTAAAGGGAGTGTTTCAAAAAGTGAATGCTATAGCTCTCTTGTGGTGACATTTTTCAGATGTGGAAAATTTGAAGAAGGTGAGAAGGTGTTTAGGAGGATGTTGGGTGGTGGTTTGAAGCCAGATGGGGTGGCGTGTAGTGTTTTGTTGAAGAAGATGTGTTTAAAGGAAGAACGGGTGTTGGAAGGTTTTGAGTTGTATAATGAgattgagaaattagggtttgtgatTTCGATTGATTCAGAGATTTATTCTATCTTGATGGATGGGCTTTGTAGGAAAAGGTGTTTGTTGGAAGCTTCAAAGCTTGCTAGGTTTATGATTCAGAAAGGCATCCAATTGAAAGGTAGTTATTCAAAGAGTGTAGTTGAGTATTTAAAGAATGCTGGAGAAATCGAACTAGTGTCTCATATTATATAA
- the LOC111894873 gene encoding formin-like protein 20, producing the protein MALFKHIFNRLVEISERVYVFDSCFSSEVLEEDEYKMYMGGIVAELQDYYYPDSSFMVFNFREGDKRTQISDILSQYDMIVIEYPRQYGGCPMLPLEMINRFLQSCEIWLSLAEQNVLLMHCERGGWPILAVMLAALLLFRKQYNGEQKTLDMVYKQAPKELLHLLTPLNPQPSQLRYLQYISRSNLGFDWRPADTPLALDCIILRVLPIFGKKGCRPVVRVYGQDSSSTTANRSSKLLFSSSKIKKQARYYQPEECELVKIDIHHRVQGDVVLECIHLDHVREEMMFRVMFHTTFIRGNVLMLNRDEVDVMWDSRDQMPKNFKAEVIFSDADALSSMINTEGEFEDGNETESPSPEEFYDAEEFFSNLVDGADVKGESPPPRPPPPPSMYTTSSPSYTAPLPPPPPSMYGAPPPPPPPPPPPPPLPPMYGRAPPPPPPFLQGTAPPPPPPPKYDSPSPPQPPLSPSRSAPFLHPPPPPPPMDDIWNSISTALCNTWTSTPTSISTTNPLSPYPTSSSNAWTPATPTSTINAWKPTSTSSTSIPRSTTSSSSTNDWWWCTTLPPPMRRPPSPPPPPRPPHLPLPPGGRAFEPTPPPLPPGGHAPGPPPPPLPPGGRAIGPPRPPGVGPQPSSPPTPRYIASSPNYSAPLSPPPPPRYGAPPPPPPPPLPLPPLPPMYGRAPPPSPPQPPPFLRGTAPFLGEFTTFLSTSTGPVTRSRSRVITNLVSEPLVMSTQQEELMKKLEAFMIQQTQSNNDLKTSTNDLKATIAVLQAKQAAMEERLQTLTQNKSNRQEEEDESVDNMFESDRFDDPSEQVRGRGRGATFGANPNSKFLYQGGFTGRGKGVIQEGAGRGSSKAFESWRTDEHQSFKHHWDSLKPKGSNIMDQGAPKNWEKTEDMGYGGGRVPRFAKMEFPTYDGKGNPVEWLQRCEDFFEEQQTPTEAWVRQATFSLQGRASGWYHNLRRMKTRLNWFEFSEECKIKFGPPMNMNPLGELTRLRQTGTVEDYCEGFELLLGRTTGVTPEQSIWHFCAGLTNAIRHEVEFARPITLYYAMNLARKIEFKLAEEGRPRSFGAPLGINPRQEAKTKNQQVVETEQ; encoded by the exons ATGGCGCTGTTCAAACACATCTTTAATCGCCTCGTTGAGATCTCCGAAAGGGTTTACG TTTTTGATTCCTGCTTCTCTAGTGAAGTACTGGAAGAAGATGAATACAAGATGTACATGGGTGGCATTGTTGCAGAACTCCAAGACTACTACTATCCTGATTCATCGTTCATGGTTTTCAACTTTAGAGAAGGTGACAAAAGGACCCAAATTTCAGACATATTATCTCAATACGACATGATAGTAATTGAGTACCCTAGACAATATGGAGGGTGCCCAATGTTACCATTAGAAATGATTAATCGCTTTCTTCAATCCTGTGAAATTTGGTTATCATTAGCAGAACAAAATGTGCTCTTAATGCACTGTGAAAGAGGAGGGTGGCCTATTCTTGCTGTTATGCTTGCAGCTCTTCTTCTATTTCGCAAACAATACAATGGTGAACAGAAGACTCTTGATATGGTATACAAACAAGCCCCTAAAGAGCTTCTTCATCTTTTAACACCTTTAAATCCTCAGCCTTCACAGCTGAGGTATCTTCAGTATATATCAAGGAGCAATTTGGGTTTTGATTGGCGGCCTGCAGACACACCATTAGCTTTGGATTGTATCATACTTCGTGTCCTTCCGATTTTTGGTAAAAAGGGTTGTCGACCTGTTGTTCGTGTATATGGTCAAGATTCATCTTCAACAACAGCTAATAGAAGTTCTAAGCTTTTGTTTTcatcttcaaaaatcaaaaaacaagCGCGTTATTATCAACCAGAAGAGTGTGAGCTTGTGAAGATAGATATTCATCATCGTGTACAAGGTGATGTTGTTCTTGAATGCATACATTTGGATCATGTAAGAGAGGAAATGATGTTTAGAGTAATGTTCCATACAACGTTTATACGAGGTAATGTGCTTATGTTGAATCGCGATGAAGTTGATGTTATGTGGGATTCAAGAGACCAGATGCCCAAGAACTTTAAAGCAGAG GTAATTTTTTCGGATGCTGATGCTCTATCATCTATGATCAACACGGAAGGAGAATTTGAAGATGGGAATGAGACAGAAAGTCCTTCACCTGAAGAATTTTATGATGCGGAAGAGTTTTTTAGTAATCTAGTTGATGGGGCAGATGTAAAAGGGGAATCTCCTCCACCGCGACCCCCACCCCCACCTTCAATGTATACAACTTCATCTCCTAGTTATACTGCCCCATtaccgccaccaccaccgtcCATGTATGGAGCTCCACCTCCACCTCCGCCACCACCGCCCCCACCTCCACCCCTACCCCCAATGTATGGAAGAgccccacctccaccaccacctttcTTACAAGGTActgcaccaccaccacctcctcctccaaaGTATGATTCCCCATCACCACCACAGCCACCCCTATCTCCTTCGCGAAGTGCTCCATTCCTacatcctcctccaccacctccccctatggatgacatatggaacTCCATCTCCACCGCTTTATGCAACACGTGGACCTCCACCCCCACCTCCATCTCTACCACCAACCCATTGAGTCCCTACCCCACCTCCTCCTCCAATGCGTGGACCCCCGCCACCCCCACCTCCACCATCAATGCATGGAAACCTACCTCTACGTCCTCCACCTCCATTCCAAGGagcaccacctcctcctcctccactaATGATTGGTGGTGGTGTACCACACTACCTCCACCAATGCGGAGACCACCGTCTCCACCACCTCCACCTAGGCCACCACATCTACCCCTTCCACCTGGAGGCCGTGCGTTTGAACCAACACCTCCACCCCTTCCACCTGGAGGCCATGCGCCTGGACCACCACCTCCACCCCTTCCACCTGGAGGTCGTGCAATTGGACCACCAAGACCTCCAGGAGTTGGGCCACAACCATCTTCACCCCCAACTCCAAGGTATATAGCTTCATCTCCTAATTATAGTGCCCCATTATCGCCACCACCACCGCCCAGGTATGGAGCTCCTCCTCCGCCACCCCCGCCCCCACTTCCACTCCCACCCCTACCCCCAATGTATGGAAGAGCCCCACCTCCATCTCCACCTCAACCACCACCTTTCTTACGAGGTACTGCACCTTTCTTAGGGGAGTTCACGACTTTTTTAAGCACTAGCACTGGTCCTGTCACGAGGTCTAGATCTCGGGTCATAacaaatttggtatcagagccgctCGTGATGTCGACACAACAGGAagagttgatgaagaaattggaaGCGTTCATGATCCAGCAAACGCAAAGCAACAATGATTTGAAGACAAGTACCAATGATTTAAAGGCGACTATAGCAGTCTTGCAGGCCAAGCAAGCAGCGATGGAAGAGAGATtgcaaaccctaacccaaaacaAATCCAacagacaagaagaagaagatgaaagcgTGGACAACATGTTCGAGTCTGATAGATTTGATGACCCCTCGGAACAGGTGCGTGGAAGAGGACGTGGCGCCACCTTTGGTGCCAATCCAAACAGTAAGTTTTTGTACCAAGGAGGCTTTACTGGAAGAGGTAAGGGTGTGATCCAGGAAGGAGCAGGAAGAGGATCAAGCAAGGCTTTTGAATCATGGCGGACAGATGAACACCAATCTTTCAAACACCATTGGGACTCCCTCAAACCAAAAGGGTCAAACATAATGGATCAGGGGGCACCAAAAAACTGGGAAAAGACGGAAGATATGGGATACGGTGGGGGAAGAGTACCGAGATTCGCCAAGATGGAGTTTCCCACCTATGATGGGAAGGGTAATCCAGTCGAATGGCTTCAAAGATGTGAAGACTTCTTTGAAGAACAACAGACCCCTACTGAAGCTTGGGTTAGGCAGGCCACCTTTTCACTACAAGGTCGGGCTAGTGGGTGGTACCATAACCTGCGAAGAATGAAGACCCGCTTGAATTGGTTTGAGTTCTCAGAAGAGTGCAAAATCAAATTTGGACCCCCGATGAACATGAACCCGTTAGGCGAGTTAACTCGATTAAGGCAAACAGGTACAGTAGAGGACTATTGTGAAGGCTTTGAGTTGCTGCTAGGGCGAACGACGGGTGTGACTCCGGAGCAAAGCATTTGGCATTTTTGTGCAGGTTTGACTAATGCTATCCGTCATGAAGTAGAGTTTGCTAGACCCATCACACTATACTATGCTATGAACCTAGCCAGAAAGATTGAGTTCAAACTCGCGGAGGAGGGACGACCAAGGAGTTTTGGAGCACCACTGGGAATCAACCCTCGGCAGGAAGCAAAAACCAAGAATCAGCAGGTGGTGGAGACGGAACAGTGA
- the LOC111894892 gene encoding pentatricopeptide repeat-containing protein At5g47360 gives MWEVGVDLVIRLFCEKGKMDEALVLIEEMSLIDLYPDMVIFFTMVKGICDLGRIQDANRLFKIVNQHGLPPNVVAYSALLDGVCKVGDLERGLELLDEMEKKRGSCSPTVVTYTSIIQSFCEKGRSMEAFTILDRMEACGCAPNRVTISTFINGLIKEDRVDEAYKLIDRVVAKGSVSKSECYSSLVVTFFRGGKFEEGEKVFRRMLGGGLKPDGVACSVLLKKMCLKEERVLEGFELYNEIEKLGFVISIDSEIYSILMDGLCRKRHLLEASKLARLMA, from the coding sequence ATGTGGGAGGTAGGGGTTGATCTCGTGATTAGGCTGTTCTGTGAAAAGGGTAAGATGGATGAGGCCTTAGTGTTAATAGAGGAGATGAGTTTGATCGATCTTTATCCTGATATGGTGATATTTTTCACAATGGTTAAAGGGATTTGTGATTTGGGTAGGATCCAAGATGCTAACAGATTGTTTAAGATTGTAAACCAACATGGATTACCTCCAAATGTTGTTGCATATTCTGCACTTCTTGATGGGGTTTGCAAAGTTGGTGATTTAGAAAGAGGGTTAGAGTTATTAGATGAAATGGAAAAAAAACGTGGGAGTTGTTCTCCAACTGTAGTCACTTACACATCTATAATCCAAAGCTTCTGTGAAAAAGGTAGATCAATGGAGGCATTCACCATTTTAGATCGAATGGAAGCTTGTGGTTGTGCACCAAATAGGGTCACAATCAGTACCTTTATCAATGGCCTTATCAAGGAGGATAGAGTAGATGAAGCTTATAAGTTGATTGATAGAGTTGTAGCTAAAGGGAGTGTTTCAAAAAGTGAATGCTATAGCTCTCTTGTGGTGACATTTTTCAGGGGTGGAAAATTTGAAGAAGGTGAGAAGGTGTTTAGGAGGATGTTGGGTGGTGGTTTGAAGCCAGATGGGGTGGCATGTAGTGTTTTGTTGAAGAAGATGTGTTTAAAGGAAGAACGGGTGTTGGAAGGTTTTGAGTTGTATAATGAgattgagaaattagggtttgtgatTTCGATTGATTCAGAGATTTATTCTATCTTGATGGATGGGCTTTGTAGGAAAAGGCATTTGTTGGAAGCTTCAAAGCTTGCTAGGTTAATGGCTTAG
- the LOC111894875 gene encoding uncharacterized mitochondrial protein AtMg00810-like, which translates to MDLLQGTRRDLWQMVIVNDLGDQIMYLLLYVDDIVLTASSNGLLWHLIASLRSEFSITNLGALNYFLAIAVTQILNRVGMLHCKPVRTPTDTSAKFDGTGPPVSDPTLYRSLAGVLQYLTFTRPDITCDVQQVTLDHGLQLYVSPSWGLIAYSDADWVGCPFTQRSTSGYCVFLGQNLLSWSSKRQGTISRSSAEAEYWGVANAVAETCWLRNLLHELLYPPLTATLVYCNNVVMGQIRVLHVPSSSQYADIFTKGLPSALFLDFRSSLNV; encoded by the exons ATGGATCTTTTGCAAGGTACAAGGCGCGACTTGTGGCAAATGGTCATAGTCAATGACCTG GGTGACCAGATAATGTACTTGCttctatatgtggatgatattgtCTTAACTGCTTCATCCAATGGTCTTCTTTGGCACCTTATTGCTTCTCTTCGTTCAGAGTTCTCCATTACAAACTTAGGGGCTCTAAACTATTTTCTTGCTATTGCTGTCACCC AGATTCTTAACCGAGTCGGTATGCTTCATTGCAAACCTGTCCGGACCCCGACAGATACATCCGCCAAGTTTGATGGTACTGGCCCACCTGTTTCGGATCCGACTTTATATCGTAGTTTGGCTGGTGTGCTTCAGTACTTGACGTTTACTCGTCCAGATATTACTTGTGATGTTCAGCAG GTCACATTGGATCATGGTCTTCAGTTATACGTTTCTCCATCTTGGGGTCTTATTGCTTATTCTGATGCAGATTGGGTAGGTTGTCCGTTTACACAGCGCTCCACTTCCGGTTATTGTGTGTTTCTTGGTCAAAATCTTCTCTCATGGTCGTCCAAACGACAAGGCACGATTTCTCGCTCTAGTGCCGAAGCCGAGTATTGGGGTGTTGCCAATGCTGTTGCTGAGACATGTTGGCTTCGCAATCTATTACATGAGTTACTTTATCCCCCTCTCACTGCTACCTTAGTTTACTGTAATAAT GTTGTTATGGGTCAGATTCGTGTTCTTCATGTCCCCTCTTCATCCCAGTATGCTGACATTTTTACCAAAGGTTTACCGTCTGCATTGTTTCTTGATTTTAGATCTAGTCTAAACGTCTGA